A window of Ovis canadensis isolate MfBH-ARS-UI-01 breed Bighorn chromosome X, ARS-UI_OviCan_v2, whole genome shotgun sequence contains these coding sequences:
- the CLDN34 gene encoding claudin-34: MPLLINSANCQIVGFVVTTIGWILGTTSMGFVEWRVWYLDNASQFSGLACMGMWRVCVFRQTNITTAISCHSYSYHDTYLPLDIRVSQNLLLMSSILGLLGKASVIFALKNVSMGILETTTTYKAFVISGILNIAAGICISVAVTWNYHSVMTEEGIVFPPSFNIPFKPHAQKIGNTVTVACLAAFALFLSGWFFLSYKLPLDSQVHPEVSGM; this comes from the coding sequence ATGCCCTTGCTCATCAATAGTGCCAACTGCCAAATAGTAGGTTTTGTAGTCACCACTATTGGATGGATCCTCGGCACCACTTCCATGGGCTTCGTGGAGTGGCGAGTATGGTATCTAGACAACGCCTCACAATTCTCTGGTCTGGCCTGCATGGGAATGTGGAGAGTCTGTGTCTTCCGTCAAACCAACATCACCACAGCTATCTCATGTCACAGTTACAGCTACCATGATACTTACCTACCTCTTGATATCCGTGTTTCTCAAAACCTTTTACTGATGTCCAGCATTCTAGGACTCTTGGGGAAAGCCTCTGTTATTTTTGCACTAAAAAAtgtgtccatgggaattcttgaGACTACTACTACCTACAAAGCATTTGTCATTTCAGGAATTCTCAACATAGCTGCTGGTATCTGTATCTCAGTTGCTGTCACCTGGAATTACCACTCTGTGATGACTGAAGAGGGTATTGTCTTCCCACCATCTTTCAATATACCCTTCAAGCCACATGCTCAGAAAATTGGCAACACTGTTACAGTGGCATGTCTAGCTGCCTTTGCACTGTTCTTAAGTGGGtggttttttctctcttacaaatTACCCCTGGATAGCCAGGTGCATCCTGAAGTATCAGGAATGTAG